The proteins below come from a single Comamonas antarctica genomic window:
- a CDS encoding Hsp20/alpha crystallin family protein gives MFTAPVLRRSSHDQALQRFLQSTLTSPLSRLSEASASMSAAFTATQDEQSTTLQLDVPGLAREQLQLRLEGAQVHLTSVEGAPRKVQRSWELGHEIDVAASSAKLENGVLTLRLAKLAPVDKTVTLNIE, from the coding sequence ATTTTCACCGCCCCCGTTCTCCGCCGTTCCAGCCATGACCAGGCACTGCAGCGCTTCCTGCAGTCCACGCTGACCAGCCCCCTGAGCCGTCTTTCCGAAGCCTCTGCCTCGATGAGCGCCGCCTTCACCGCGACCCAGGATGAACAGTCCACGACGCTGCAGCTCGATGTGCCCGGCCTGGCGCGCGAGCAGCTGCAGCTGCGCCTCGAAGGCGCGCAGGTTCATCTGACCAGCGTCGAAGGCGCGCCGCGCAAGGTGCAGCGCTCCTGGGAACTGGGTCATGAGATCGACGTGGCCGCGAGCAGCGCCAAGCTCGAGAACGGCGTGCTGACGCTGCGCCTGGCCAAGCTGGCTCCCGTCGACAAGACCGTGACGCTGAACATCGAGTAA
- the mltB gene encoding lytic murein transglycosylase B — MKRLLSTALVCLAAATATVAPPVLAQPKQRSAVQGTTAYAERGEALQMAADIAARRGLPPAWVEATLGQARFLPQVPRLMTPSTQVSARNWNNYRGRFIDPVRIRAGVRFWNTHEAALARAEREYGVPAEIIVGIIGVETVYGQQMGNFRVIDALATLAFDFPEAHPRAAARTEYFRGELEQFLDFTYRGGIDPFALRGSYAGAMGLGQFMPSSWAKWAVDFDGDQRIDLFASPVDAIGSVANYFIGHGWKPGMPTHYPVSLNAAPEQMATLLGPDILPTFTPARMLELGARVHGSGAAHAGPLALVELRNGADAPLYIAGTENFYAITRYNWSSYYALSVIELGEEVRMAREARP; from the coding sequence ATGAAACGACTGCTTTCCACTGCCCTCGTCTGCCTCGCCGCCGCCACCGCCACGGTCGCCCCACCCGTTCTTGCCCAGCCGAAGCAGCGCTCCGCGGTGCAGGGCACCACCGCCTATGCCGAACGCGGCGAGGCGCTGCAGATGGCGGCCGACATCGCGGCGCGCCGCGGCCTGCCGCCGGCATGGGTCGAGGCGACGCTGGGCCAGGCGCGCTTCCTGCCCCAGGTGCCGCGGCTGATGACGCCCTCGACCCAGGTCTCGGCCAGGAACTGGAACAACTACCGCGGCCGCTTCATCGACCCGGTGCGCATCCGCGCCGGCGTGCGTTTCTGGAACACCCATGAAGCGGCACTGGCGCGCGCCGAGCGCGAGTACGGCGTGCCCGCGGAAATCATCGTCGGCATCATCGGCGTGGAAACCGTCTACGGCCAGCAAATGGGCAACTTCCGCGTGATCGACGCGCTCGCCACGCTGGCCTTCGACTTCCCCGAGGCGCATCCGCGTGCCGCCGCGCGCACCGAATACTTCCGCGGCGAACTCGAGCAGTTCCTGGACTTCACCTACCGCGGCGGCATCGACCCGTTCGCGCTGCGCGGCAGCTATGCGGGCGCGATGGGCCTGGGCCAGTTCATGCCGTCGAGCTGGGCCAAATGGGCCGTGGACTTCGATGGCGACCAGCGCATCGACCTGTTCGCCAGCCCGGTCGATGCGATCGGCTCGGTGGCCAACTACTTCATCGGCCACGGCTGGAAGCCCGGCATGCCGACGCACTACCCGGTGTCGCTGAACGCCGCGCCCGAGCAGATGGCCACGCTGCTGGGCCCCGACATCCTGCCCACGTTCACGCCGGCCCGCATGCTCGAGCTGGGCGCGCGCGTGCATGGTTCAGGCGCGGCGCATGCCGGCCCGCTGGCCCTGGTGGAGTTGCGCAATGGCGCCGACGCGCCGCTGTACATCGCCGGCACCGAGAACTTCTATGCGATCACGCGTTACAACTGGTCGAGCTACTACGCGCTGTCGGTGATCGAGCTGGGCGAGGAGGTGCGCATGGCGCGCGAGGCGCGGCCGTGA
- a CDS encoding transglutaminaseTgpA domain-containing protein, with the protein MTLRARLDAMPRDMRDTLFVLAVVAWVIAPHASHLPWWTLGLALCLLAWRGLLAWRARPLPGRWVMGALLLLAVGATWLTHRSLVGRDPGVTLIVLLLALKTLELRARRDALVVFFLAFFTLLSHFFYSQSLAIAAAQLIALVGLLTAVVNAHLPVGRPPLADSLRIAARLTLWGTPVMLVLFLLFPRMAPLWGMPGDELAGRSGLSPEMTVGEVARLALDDSVALRVRFDSPQGEPPPRSTLYFRGPVLSEFDGRQWRESWEGSLPAQLQVRGPAVPYEITLEPSRRRWLLTLDAAATAPELSGQRARMTPQLQWLAQRPITDVLRYRAQSHVDFQHGPLQRVPQLAVYTALPEGSDPRTLALATQMRADVGARPAALVEAALARLRTGGYRYTLEPGVVAANTADDFWFGSKQGFCEHIASAFVVLMRALDIPARIVTGFQGGERNPVDGYWTVRNSDAHAWAEVWLAGQGWVRVDPTTAVAPGRTSELQRLAAPRGAFGQAMDSVIAPGLVQQLRAAWEAVNNGWNQWVLNYTQSRQADLLRQLGLSSLGTPQWQTLAQWLAGLAALAALAVGAWLWRERHVPEGGWQRLRRQACTRLQQAGLELPTNAPPRTMADLARARWGGEAADIAAWLLRLEHQRYAPASSDHPAAQQLSRLRRDFKSLRWPRPAPTQAP; encoded by the coding sequence ATGACCCTGCGCGCCCGCCTCGACGCGATGCCGCGCGACATGCGCGATACCTTGTTCGTGCTGGCGGTCGTGGCGTGGGTGATCGCGCCGCATGCCAGCCATCTGCCCTGGTGGACGCTCGGCCTGGCGCTGTGCCTGCTGGCCTGGCGCGGACTGCTGGCCTGGCGCGCGCGGCCGCTGCCCGGGCGCTGGGTCATGGGCGCGCTGCTGCTGCTGGCCGTGGGCGCGACCTGGCTCACGCACCGCAGCCTGGTGGGCCGCGATCCCGGCGTGACGCTGATCGTGCTGCTGCTGGCGCTCAAGACACTGGAGCTGCGCGCGCGCCGCGATGCGCTGGTGGTGTTCTTCCTGGCGTTCTTCACGCTGCTGAGCCACTTCTTCTATTCGCAGTCGCTGGCGATTGCAGCGGCGCAGCTGATCGCGCTGGTGGGCCTGCTCACGGCCGTGGTCAACGCCCACCTGCCCGTGGGCCGGCCGCCGCTGGCCGATTCGCTGCGCATTGCCGCCCGGCTCACGCTGTGGGGCACGCCGGTCATGCTGGTGCTGTTCCTGCTGTTTCCGCGCATGGCGCCGCTGTGGGGCATGCCCGGCGACGAGCTGGCCGGGCGCAGCGGACTGTCGCCGGAGATGACCGTGGGCGAAGTCGCGCGGCTGGCGCTCGACGACAGCGTCGCGCTGCGCGTGCGCTTCGACAGCCCGCAGGGCGAGCCGCCGCCGCGCTCCACACTGTACTTCCGCGGGCCCGTGCTGTCGGAGTTCGACGGCCGCCAGTGGCGCGAGTCGTGGGAAGGCTCGCTGCCCGCGCAACTGCAGGTGCGCGGCCCGGCCGTGCCCTATGAGATCACGCTCGAGCCGAGCCGCCGCCGCTGGCTGCTCACGCTCGATGCCGCGGCCACGGCGCCCGAGTTGTCCGGCCAGCGTGCGCGCATGACGCCGCAGCTGCAATGGCTGGCCCAGCGGCCGATCACCGATGTGCTGCGCTACCGCGCGCAAAGCCATGTCGATTTCCAGCACGGCCCGCTGCAGCGCGTGCCGCAGCTCGCGGTCTACACCGCGCTGCCCGAGGGCAGCGACCCGCGCACCCTCGCGCTGGCCACGCAGATGCGCGCGGACGTGGGCGCCAGACCGGCCGCACTGGTCGAAGCCGCGCTGGCGCGCCTGCGCACCGGCGGCTACCGCTACACGCTGGAGCCCGGCGTGGTTGCCGCCAACACCGCCGACGACTTCTGGTTCGGCAGCAAGCAGGGCTTTTGCGAGCACATTGCCTCGGCCTTCGTGGTGCTGATGCGCGCACTCGACATTCCGGCGCGCATCGTCACCGGTTTCCAGGGCGGCGAACGCAATCCCGTCGACGGATACTGGACGGTGCGCAACAGCGACGCCCACGCCTGGGCCGAAGTCTGGCTTGCAGGCCAGGGCTGGGTCCGCGTCGACCCGACCACGGCGGTCGCTCCAGGCCGCACCAGCGAACTCCAGCGCCTGGCCGCCCCGCGCGGCGCCTTCGGCCAGGCCATGGACAGCGTCATCGCCCCGGGCCTGGTGCAGCAGCTGCGTGCCGCCTGGGAAGCCGTGAACAACGGCTGGAACCAGTGGGTGCTGAACTACACGCAAAGCCGCCAGGCGGATCTGCTGCGCCAGCTCGGACTGTCGTCCCTGGGCACGCCGCAATGGCAGACGCTCGCGCAGTGGCTTGCGGGCCTGGCCGCGCTCGCGGCGCTGGCGGTCGGCGCCTGGCTCTGGCGCGAACGCCACGTGCCCGAAGGCGGCTGGCAGCGCCTGCGGCGCCAGGCCTGCACGCGGCTGCAGCAGGCGGGTTTGGAATTGCCCACGAATGCGCCCCCGCGCACGATGGCCGATCTGGCGCGCGCCCGCTGGGGCGGCGAGGCCGCCGACATTGCCGCCTGGCTGCTGCGCCTCGAACACCAGCGCTACGCCCCCGCCTCCTCCGATCACCCCGCTGCCCAGCAACTGTCCCGGCTGCGGCGCGATTTCAAGTCCCTGCGCTGGCCCCGGCCGGCGCCCACCCAAGCTCCATGA
- a CDS encoding DUF58 domain-containing protein: MNGARPARAGSFPHPWRPLRQHALRQQLQRRWLARLPRKDQLALTQRNVYILPTGAGWMLALTLAVLLVASINYQLNLGYLLTFLLAGSAAAGMLAGHANLRGLVLHLQPPAPVFAGQRCALRIVLDNPGRRARHGIGLAVTEALDGPPQWAWADVPAQASSVIELAFVPQQRGWQALPRVTAETRFPLGSFRAWSPWRPAAQLLVYPQPEAAPPPLPAARPQGTGRAGTRADGADDFDGVRAYRHGDPLKQVVWKKAAQAWATGSGLVSRDRPQARPGRLWLDRAATGLVDTEASIARLTAWVLAADAQGLEWGLELPGGVRLAPDSGAAHRQRSLEALALHAAPAAAAP, translated from the coding sequence ATGAACGGCGCGCGCCCGGCCCGTGCCGGCAGCTTCCCGCACCCGTGGCGCCCGCTGCGCCAGCATGCGCTGCGCCAGCAGCTGCAGCGGCGCTGGCTCGCGCGGCTGCCGCGCAAGGACCAGCTGGCGCTGACCCAGCGCAATGTCTACATCCTGCCCACGGGCGCCGGCTGGATGCTCGCGCTCACGCTGGCCGTGCTGCTGGTGGCCAGCATCAACTACCAGCTCAATCTGGGCTACCTGCTGACCTTCCTGCTCGCGGGCAGCGCGGCCGCGGGCATGCTGGCGGGCCACGCCAACCTGCGCGGCCTGGTGCTGCACCTGCAGCCGCCCGCGCCGGTGTTTGCAGGCCAGCGCTGCGCGCTGCGCATCGTCCTCGACAACCCGGGCCGGCGCGCGCGCCATGGCATCGGACTGGCCGTCACCGAAGCCCTCGACGGCCCGCCGCAATGGGCCTGGGCCGATGTGCCGGCGCAGGCCAGCAGCGTCATCGAACTGGCGTTCGTGCCACAGCAACGGGGCTGGCAGGCGCTGCCGCGCGTCACCGCCGAAACCCGTTTTCCGCTGGGCAGCTTTCGCGCCTGGAGCCCGTGGCGCCCGGCGGCGCAGCTGCTGGTGTATCCGCAGCCCGAGGCCGCGCCGCCGCCGCTGCCGGCCGCGCGCCCCCAGGGCACGGGCCGCGCCGGCACGCGCGCCGATGGCGCCGACGACTTCGACGGCGTGCGCGCCTACCGCCATGGCGACCCGCTCAAGCAGGTGGTCTGGAAAAAGGCCGCGCAGGCCTGGGCCACGGGCAGCGGCCTGGTCAGCCGCGACCGGCCGCAGGCCCGGCCGGGCCGGCTCTGGCTCGACCGCGCCGCCACCGGCCTGGTCGACACCGAAGCCAGCATCGCACGCCTCACGGCCTGGGTGCTGGCCGCAGACGCGCAAGGCCTGGAATGGGGACTGGAGCTGCCCGGGGGCGTGCGCCTTGCGCCCGACAGCGGCGCGGCCCACCGCCAGCGCAGCCTGGAAGCACTGGCGCTGCATGCGGCGCCCGCGGCAGCCGCGCCATGA
- a CDS encoding AAA family ATPase codes for MQALPHIQSILNQLNTVIVGKTAQVQDCVACLLAGGHLLIEDVPGVGKTTLAHALAHTFGLQFARVQFTADLMPSDLTGVSVYDRGQENFVFHRGPVFTQLLLADEINRASPKTQSALLEAMEEKQVSIEGRSHHLPQPFFVIATQNPLEQLGTYALPESQLDRFLMRISLGYPDREAERELLRGNGRRDRLESLQPLIDTAQLAALQAQVLAVHASDALLNYVQDLIEATRSGRWFVQGLSPRAGIGLLRAAKAQALISGRDYVAPDDVQAILAQTVAHRLVPAVHAGRGALEQVRAMLDATPLA; via the coding sequence ATGCAAGCACTGCCCCACATCCAGTCGATCCTGAACCAGCTTAACACGGTGATCGTGGGCAAGACGGCCCAGGTCCAGGACTGCGTAGCCTGCCTGCTGGCCGGCGGCCACCTGCTGATCGAGGACGTTCCCGGCGTGGGCAAGACCACGCTCGCGCATGCGCTGGCGCATACCTTCGGCCTGCAGTTCGCGCGCGTGCAGTTCACCGCCGACCTGATGCCCAGCGATCTCACCGGCGTGTCGGTCTATGACCGGGGCCAGGAAAATTTCGTCTTCCACCGGGGCCCGGTGTTCACCCAGTTGCTGCTGGCCGATGAAATCAACCGCGCCAGTCCCAAGACGCAAAGCGCGCTGCTCGAAGCCATGGAGGAAAAGCAGGTGTCGATCGAAGGCCGCAGCCACCACCTGCCGCAGCCGTTCTTCGTGATCGCCACGCAGAACCCGCTGGAGCAGCTGGGCACCTATGCGCTGCCCGAAAGCCAGCTCGACCGCTTCCTGATGCGCATCTCGCTGGGCTACCCCGACCGCGAGGCCGAGCGCGAACTGCTGCGCGGCAACGGCCGGCGCGACCGGCTTGAATCGCTGCAGCCGCTGATCGACACGGCGCAGCTCGCCGCGCTGCAGGCCCAGGTGCTGGCCGTGCATGCGTCGGATGCGCTGCTGAACTATGTGCAGGACCTGATCGAGGCCACGCGCTCGGGGCGCTGGTTCGTGCAGGGCCTGTCGCCGCGCGCCGGCATCGGACTGCTGCGCGCCGCCAAGGCCCAGGCGCTGATCAGCGGACGCGACTATGTCGCCCCGGACGACGTGCAGGCCATCCTGGCGCAGACCGTGGCCCACCGGCTGGTGCCGGCGGTTCATGCAGGGCGCGGCGCGCTCGAACAGGTGCGTGCCATGCTGGACGCCACCCCGCTCGCATGA
- a CDS encoding histone deacetylase family protein, whose product MTVGKTGYFSHRECWKHEMGPGHPECPQRLDAIEDRLLISGVSDALDRREAPVAPLADVVLAHDAAYLQGLRERCEQLEQARLIGGAPYAQIDPDTAINACTWSAALHAAGAGIAATDAVLAGELENAFCSVRPPGHHATRSQAMGFCFFNNVAIAALHALEHHGLERVAIVDFDVHHGNGTEDILAGDPRVLMVSVFQHPFFPFSGDQDPADNMVNVPLPAYTKGMDIREIVEMMWIPRLEAFKPQMIFISAGFDGHREDDMGQWAMNEQDYAWITSRIKDVARRFSKGRIVSCLEGGYAMSALGRSVEAHLRVLADL is encoded by the coding sequence ATGACAGTGGGCAAGACGGGTTATTTTTCCCATCGCGAGTGCTGGAAGCACGAGATGGGCCCTGGGCATCCCGAATGTCCGCAGCGGCTCGATGCGATCGAGGACCGGCTGCTGATCAGCGGGGTGTCCGATGCGCTTGACCGGCGCGAGGCCCCGGTGGCGCCGCTGGCCGATGTCGTGCTGGCCCATGATGCCGCTTATCTGCAGGGGCTCAGGGAGCGCTGCGAGCAACTCGAGCAGGCACGGCTGATTGGCGGCGCGCCCTATGCGCAGATCGATCCCGATACCGCGATCAATGCCTGCACCTGGAGCGCCGCGCTGCATGCGGCGGGCGCGGGCATCGCGGCCACTGATGCGGTGCTGGCCGGCGAGCTGGAAAACGCGTTCTGTTCGGTGCGCCCGCCCGGCCACCACGCGACACGCAGCCAGGCCATGGGCTTTTGCTTCTTCAACAACGTGGCCATCGCGGCGCTGCATGCGCTCGAGCACCATGGACTGGAGCGCGTGGCCATTGTCGACTTTGACGTACACCACGGCAACGGCACGGAGGATATCCTGGCCGGCGACCCCCGTGTGCTGATGGTCAGCGTGTTCCAGCACCCGTTCTTTCCTTTTTCCGGCGACCAGGACCCGGCCGACAACATGGTCAACGTACCCTTGCCGGCCTATACCAAGGGCATGGACATCCGCGAGATCGTCGAGATGATGTGGATTCCGCGGCTCGAGGCCTTCAAGCCGCAGATGATCTTCATCAGCGCCGGCTTCGATGGCCACCGCGAAGACGACATGGGCCAGTGGGCCATGAACGAGCAGGACTACGCCTGGATCACCAGCCGCATCAAGGATGTCGCGCGGCGCTTTTCCAAGGGCCGCATCGTGTCGTGCCTCGAAGGCGGCTATGCGATGAGCGCCCTGGGGCGCAGCGTCGAGGCGCATCTGCGCGTGCTGGCCGATCTGTGA
- a CDS encoding enoyl-CoA hydratase has protein sequence MHDASSTARADQSNAGALVQLQRDARGVFTLNLNDPARFNALGSSMLAALQAAIDTVAADATARVLVLAAQGRAFCAGHDLKEMAADGSLASHQALFARCSRMMLSLQKLPVPVIAQVQGMATAAGCQLVAQCDLAVASEAASFATSGIRYGLFCATPSVPLVRNVPIKKAMEMLLTGDFIDAATALDQGLVNRVVAPEALADAVEALVLSILDKPRTAVAMGKALVYQQRELGIEAAYQLAGQTMAVNMQDADAREGVDAFVQKRQPGWRAGA, from the coding sequence ATGCATGACGCTTCTTCCACTGCCCGCGCCGACCAGTCCAACGCCGGCGCGCTGGTGCAGCTGCAGCGCGATGCGCGCGGTGTTTTCACCCTGAACCTCAACGATCCCGCGCGCTTCAATGCGCTGGGCAGCAGCATGCTGGCGGCGCTGCAGGCGGCCATCGACACCGTCGCTGCCGACGCCACGGCGCGCGTGCTGGTGCTGGCCGCGCAAGGCCGGGCCTTCTGCGCGGGACATGATCTCAAGGAGATGGCGGCCGACGGCAGCCTGGCCAGCCACCAGGCGCTGTTCGCGCGCTGCAGCCGCATGATGCTGAGCCTGCAGAAGCTGCCGGTGCCGGTCATCGCGCAGGTGCAGGGCATGGCGACGGCCGCGGGCTGCCAGCTGGTCGCGCAGTGCGACCTGGCCGTGGCCAGCGAGGCCGCTAGCTTTGCCACGAGCGGCATCCGCTATGGCCTGTTTTGCGCCACGCCCAGCGTGCCGCTGGTGCGCAACGTGCCGATCAAGAAGGCGATGGAGATGCTGCTCACCGGCGATTTCATCGATGCCGCCACCGCGCTCGACCAAGGCCTGGTCAACCGCGTTGTCGCGCCCGAGGCGCTGGCCGATGCGGTCGAAGCGCTGGTGCTGTCCATTCTCGACAAGCCGCGCACGGCCGTGGCCATGGGCAAGGCGCTGGTCTACCAGCAGCGCGAACTCGGCATCGAGGCCGCCTACCAGTTGGCCGGCCAGACCATGGCCGTGAACATGCAAGACGCCGATGCGCGCGAGGGCGTGGACGCCTTCGTGCAAAAACGCCAGCCCGGCTGGAGGGCAGGCGCATGA